The following proteins are encoded in a genomic region of Phaeodactylum tricornutum CCAP 1055/1 chromosome 1, whole genome shotgun sequence:
- a CDS encoding predicted protein, with translation KRSDYISWDDYFMAMAFLTAQRSKDPNTQVGACIVDRHQRIVALGYNGFPAGASDDVLPWSRTAVQPLHRKYHYVCHAEVNAVLNKCSDNVKDTTLYVALFPCNECAKVLVQAGVKEVVYMSDIYHDTDSCRASRILFHMAGVKLRQYSPTCRLITVPLEGNKERGFLGDTV, from the coding sequence AAGCGAAGCGACTATATTTCATGGGACGATTATTTTATGGCCATGGCATTTTTAACAGCTCAACGTTCCAAAGATCCCAACACTCAGGTTGGAGCCTGCATCGTCGATCGTCATCAACGGATCGTTGCTCTTGGATATAACGGGTTCCCCGCCGGTGCCTCTGATGATGTGTTGCCTTGGTCAAGAACTGCGGTGCAGCCACTACATCGTAAATACCACTACGTCTGCCACGCCGAAGTCAATGCTGTCCTCAACAAATGCAGTGATAACGTCAAAGATACTACGCTGTATGTTGCGCTCTTTCCCTGTAATGAATGTGCCAAGGTTTTGGTCCAAGCCGGGGTGAAGGAAGTCGTTTACATGAGCGACATCTATCACGACACGGATTCGTGCCGGGCCAGTCGCATTTTGTTTCACATGGCAGGAGTCAAGCTACGACAATATTCTCCAACATGTCGCCTCATTACTGTTCCTCTGGAAGGAAACAAGGAAAGAGGATTTTTGGGTGATACCGTCTGA
- a CDS encoding predicted protein, translating into MSESKEGFKEVLIEPLQQFAKDSMHLVKKCTKPDRKEFTAIARATGVGFLIMGFIGFFVKLIHIPINNILVGN; encoded by the coding sequence ATGTCGGAAAGTAAAGAAGGTTTCAAAGAAGTTCTGATCGAACCTCTCCAACAGTTCGCGAAAGACTCGATGCACCTCGTCAAGAAATGCACCAAGCCCGACCGCAAAGAGTTCACCGCCATTGCCAGAGCAACCGGTGTTGGCTTTCTTATCATGGGGTTTATCGGATTCTTTGTGAAGCTGATTCACATTCCGATCAACAATATTTTGGTCGGAAACTAA
- a CDS encoding predicted protein, whose amino-acid sequence MEETFPERFTFHPTEWNKFPDGTDQIEIGGFHPQNLISGEHVLFLASFENNDVTLSQFQVMICLLQSFVESLTIVLPYSPVGTMERVVREGQVATAATYAHMFSSLPNCGKPTRLMVYDLHTLQNRFYLHGNAVASLQTAIPLLKKRLKNSEVNCVAFPDDGAAKRFSSLFLEMDVEVIVCGKTRGEGDVRSVVIQDGNAEGKHIVIVDDLVQTGGTLYESGKVLKEAGALSVNAFVTHGVFPNESWKRFNKGGDRACFDKFWVTNSIPTITKQLPIEDGVFEVLDL is encoded by the coding sequence ATGGAGGAAACGTTCCCGGAGCGATTTACCTTCCATCCAACGGAATGGAACAAGTTTCCGGATGGAACCGACCAAATCGAGATCGGCGGCTTTCACCCACAAAATCTTATATCTGGAGAGCATGTCCTATTTCTGGCAAGTTTCGAGAACAACGATGTGACCTTATCGCAGTTTCAAGTTATGATTTGCCTACTGCAATCCTTTGTCGAATCGCTGACGATAGTCTTGCCGTATTCGCCGGTTGGAACGATGGAGCGTGTGGTACGAGAGGGCCAGGTGGCAACGGCTGCTACCTATGCACATATGTTTAGTTCCCTACCAAACTGCGGTAAGCCAACACGCCTGATGGTGTATGATTTACACACATTGCAAAACCGATTCTACTTACATGGAAATGCCGTGGCCAGTTTGCAAACGGCTATCCCATTATTGAAGAAACGCTTGAAGAACTCGGAGGTCAACTGTGTCGCATTTCCAGATGATGGCGCCGCAAAACGATTTTCTTCGCTATTTTTGGAGATGGATGTAGAAGTGATAGTTTGCGGAAAGACCAGAGGGGAGGGCGATGTCCGGTCGGTCGTAATTCAAGACGGAAACGCTGAAGGCAAGCACATCGTGATCGTTGATGACTTGGTACAAACGGGCGGGACCCTTTATGAATCAGGGAAGGTCTTGAAAGAGGCAGGAGCATTGTCTGTCAATGCATTTGTTACTCACGGCGTCTTCCCAAATGAAAGCTGGAAGCGCTTTAACAAAGGAGGCGACCGGGCTTGTTTCGATAAATTCTGGGTCACCAACTCGATTCCAACCATTACCAAACAGCTACCCATCGAAGACGGTGTTTTTGAGGTTTTAGACTTG
- the Tpt4 gene encoding predicted protein, with protein MFGLDKHQMYIASVVATYWFVSINMVYLNKVLMSNKDISIPAPLFVTWFQCVVTAIICWVAGKTGERFRQSAYQQVHQEDGGIAEEAKPSFWAQFPVAEYKIGVGRRVFPLSFVFVGMITFNNLCLKWVEVSFYNVARSLTIVFNVFLSNALLGSSTSSKTMLCLGLVILGFFMGSQGESNFSIYGTVAGIFSSLFVSLNSIYTKKILPAVDNDHWRLTFYNNINACILFLPMILVFEHQALAAAVNQQFLSGIFWSAMSVAGFFGFSIGIVTVLQIKATSPLTHNISGTAKAAVQSMMAFYIWGNEATLMGVLGIFTVLGGSLLYTFVKMSESKANSTPRVAEQKTDVEMQKPNNKRVV; from the exons ATGTTTGGGCTCGATAAGCATCAAATGTACATTGCCTCGGTGGTGGCGACCTACTGGTTCGTCTCCATCAACATGGTGTACCTCAACAAAGTCCTCATGTCGAACAAGGACATTTCTATCCCGGCACCTCTCTTTGTAACCTGGTTTCAATGTGTCGTGACGGCGATCATCTGCTGGGTCGCAGGCAAGACTGGCGAGCGATTCCGACAGTCGGCATATCAACAAGTCCATCAGGAAGATGGCGGTATagcggaagaagccaagccGTCTTTTTGGGCGCAGTTTCCGGTGGCCGAGTACAAAATTGGCGTAGGTCGTCGCGTGTTTCCCTTGTCATTTGTCTTTGTCGGTATGATCACCTTTAACAATCTATGTCTTAAATGGGTTGAGGTTTCGTTCTACAATGTTGCTCGCTCTTTGACGATCGTCTTCAACGTCTTTCTGTCCAACGCGCTGCTCGGTAGCTCCACTTCTTCAAAAACAATGTTGTGCCTCGGCCTTGTCATTCTAGGATTCTTCATGGGATCTCAAGGCGAAAGCAACTTTTCAATCTACGGAACAGTTGCTGGGATTTTCTCTTCGCTTTTTGTGTCTCTCAACTCGATCTATACCAAAAAGATTCTCCCTGCGGTTGACAACGACCATTGGCGCCTCACATTCTACAACAACATTAACGCCTGCATTTTGTTTCTCCCCATGATACTTGTATTTGAGCACCAGGCTCTCGCCGCTGCCGTGAATCAACAGTTTTTGTCGGGCATCTTCTGGTCTGCCATGAGTGTCGCTGGCTTTTTCGGTTTCTCAATCGGCATCGTCACCGTCCTGCAGATAAAGGCAACGTCGCCCCTGACACACAACATTTCGGGCACAGCCAAAGCTGCTGTACAATCCATGATGGCCTTCTATATTTGGGGCAACGAAGCAACTCTGATGGGCGTTCTTGGTATTTTCACTGTGTTAGGTGGTTCACTCTTGTACACCTTTGTCAAAATGTCCGAGAGCAAAGCTAACAGCACTCCGCGTGTAGCCGAACAAAAGACTGATGTGGAAATGCAAAAACCG AACAACAAGCGAGTAGTCTAG
- a CDS encoding predicted protein has product MNQVGHLSPTAVPFHPLYEPVHLMIFNDGIPSLTYVSEVDRFNALHGIQDDAIDEGFPPTAQEAAELEDTDAYVYLMARLDMMEECEERARAFTHGPKRWEVRRRRGLLGRPRPAMHLVTPASHGPALSGSRSLVASTHRQVMIRGRRQSKGLERFSMPRAAKRGMVRVASIQQPRKQN; this is encoded by the coding sequence ATGAATCAAGTTGGACATCTCTCCCCTACCGCCGTTCCCTTTCATCCCTTGTATGAACCGGTACATCTCATGATCTTCAACGATGGCATTCCGTCGTTGACCTACGTATCTGAAGTAGATCGTTTTAACGCGCTACACGGAATCCAGGACGACGCTATCGACGAAGGATTCCCTCCAACTGCACAGGAAGCCGCCGAGCTGGAAGACACGGACGCCTACGTGTATCTCATGGCCCGTTTGGACATGATGGAAGAATGCGAAGAACGAGCTCGGGCCTTCACACACGGCCCCAAACGCTGGGAAgttcgccgtcgtcgtggaCTCCTAGGTCGTCCCCGTCCAGCAATGCACCTGGTGACCCCGGCCTCCCACGGTCCGGCGCTCTCGGGATCGCGCTCTTTGGTTGCTTCTACGCATCGACAGGTTATGATTCGGGGACGTCGGCAAAGTAAGGGGCTGGAACGTTTTTCCATGCCACGCGCTGCGAAACGGGGAATGGTCCGCGTTGCGTCCATACAACAACCCCGCAAACAGAACTAA
- a CDS encoding predicted protein, with amino-acid sequence MEGASTTSSATSSVDGRSAGGGTSHNTTASASDYLNIGMFASGNTPGGSDLLGNSNAVFLGNGFGNIDSTNTAAVSALVNSTGTSFDLTDFPSLAGGIGGANASVAGNGLAAALRQQQQQQQQQLLAHQQMLQSKGGVSNASNLYRLAMSGANGNFNMATEDFPALGANAPQPAPSGSSALNPSSLLSGSMPVSRGGNANGNVGGLYADIDTNKNNTASSGSQLDVSGGLLGGTGLGGLGGIRGLQQAGMTGAGNAMGRAPSSTVPGAGAIGSSSSGGAAAGGALTGDYGLLGLLGVIRMTDDDRNTLALGSDLTMLGLNLGSTEQIYSTFSSPWSDNVATKEPHYQLPVCYYMQPPALKTGHLSKFQLETLFYIFYALPKDVLQAYAAQELYSREWRYHGELKLWFKRASPSDGVSSSSSGSPQYLYFDINSWERRLFNGSMNQNITSGFITEDEVQVKFPSS; translated from the exons ATGGAGGGGGCTAGTACAACATCCTCGGCGACGTCTTCTGTCGACGGACGAAGCGCCGGGGGCGGTACCTCCCACAACACTACCGCATCCGCGTCGGATTATTTGAACATCGGAATGTTTGCCTCGGGAAACACGCCCGGGGGCAGCGACTTACTCGGAAACAGCAACGCGGTCTTCTTGGGGAATGGCTTTGGAAATATTGATTCTACCAATACAGCAGCAGTATCAGCACTAGTGAATTCGACAGGGACAAGCTTTGATTTGACAGATTTTCCTAGTTTAGCGGGAGGAATAGGTGGGGCAAATGCGAGCGTAGCCGGGAATGGCCTAGCTGCCGCGTtacgacagcagcaacaacaacaacaacaacagctaTTGGCGCACCAACAAATGCTGCAAAGCAAGGGAGGTGTAAGCAACGCTTCAAACTTATACCGACTGGCTATGTCGGGAGCCAACGGAAATTTTAACATGGCAACCGAAGACTTCCCGGCACTAGGGGCCAACGCACCACAGCCAGCACCGAGTGGATCCTCAGCGCTGAATCCGTCATCGCTGTTGTCGGGAAGCATGCCTGTATCGAGAGGCGGCAATGCCAACGGAAACGTTGGTGGCTTGTACGCCGATATCGATACCAACAAGAACAATACTGCTAGCAGTGGCTCCCAGTTAGATGTTTCAGGTGGTCTGTTAGGTGGTACAGGTCTTGGTGGACTAGGAGGTATTCGAGGTCTTCAGCAAGCCGGTATGACCGGGGCTGGAAATGCAATGGGACGAGCGCCGTCATCGACGGTACCGGGTGCGGGAGCAATAGGTTCTTCGAGCTCCGGAGGGGCAGCGGCTGGTGGTGCACTGACTGGTGATTATGGTTTGCTGGGATTACTAGGAGTCATCCGAATGACCGATGATGATAGAAATACTCTGGCACTGGGGTCAGATCTGACAATGTTGGGTCTGAACTTGGGATCGACCGAACAGATTTACAGTACATTTTCTAGTCCATGGTCGGACAATGTCGCAACAAAAGAACCGCATTATCAG CTTCCTGTGTGTTACTATATGCAACCACCAGCACTGAAAACAGGCCACCTGTCAAAGTTCCAACTCGAAACCTTGTTTTATATCTTTTATGCTTTGCCAAAAGATGTTTTACAAGCGTACGCAGCACAGGAACTATATTCACGGGAGTGGAGGTATCACGGAGAGCTTAAGTTGTGGTTCAAGCGAGCAAGTCCTTCGGACGGCGTGTCTAGCAGTTCAAGTGGATCACCGCAGTACCTCTACTTCGACATTAACTCATGGGAGCGACGCCTTTTTAATGGCAGCATGaaccagaacattactagCGGCTTCATTACGGAAGACGAGGTACAAGTCAAGTTCCCAAGCTCATGA
- a CDS encoding predicted protein — translation MEEEDDPFGMFGEDDSSRDSDMAENERSRISRSMVETANQKTRNGNGILSTPSKGVVSVADTSSRSISSVCEWSPPWPKPVYLGPMKLVKSLPYGGGRGYIAERDLEPGTLVLLEEPIVAWPTEQLGRKLTLISVLHILRHSNAQALIHQLEHYHPTKRAVDEGNGDSDHIQVANMMAVLRQDNSEKENEILEIIQYASLKGILNRDRSDLSCTDVIRLLLCLRYNGLESGLYLHVAMLNHADQPNCVKFLPTPEKKYSEVRTTRVIRAREPLTISYLPSIVSHASRRFHLWEQHRFDIGANVSPQLYEMELVGFQLPLSSIKELDDDAVTSRIERTVAEMVELYTETSEQIKGNPNNSELWDSCKALEQSSLQLCSEALDQLQNNHHLLLIACLQLHLDSCDLVQRDPCLPSSQRLSLLCRLILTAHPLLAVQERFHGPDHFELASTHLDLAQALEEVLSLSPKQLLLLQLDGLSSVGAYAALEYKSRKEFERIKSLYPHDAEKIAGHSQNG, via the coding sequence atggaagaagaggatgaCCCTTTCGGGATGTTCGGAGAAGATGATAGCAGTAGGGATAGCGATATGGCCGAGAACGAACGTTCAAGGATTTCACGCTCCATGGTCGAAACGGCGAATCAAAAGACCAGAAACGGCAACGGAATACTCTCTACGCCAAGCAAAGGTGTTGTTTCGGTTGCTGATACCAGTTCCCGCTCTATCAGTAGTGTATGCGAGTGGTCACCTCCATGGCCAAAACCAGTTTATCTTGGGCCAATGAAGCTTGTAAAGTCTCTCCCGTACGGTGGCGGGCGAGGTTATATCGCCGAGCGTGATTTGGAGCCCGGAACCTTGGTTTTATTGGAAGAGCCCATCGTTGCTTGGCCAACCGAGCAACTTGGGCGAAAGCTAACTTTGATTTCAGTACTTCATATTCTCCGTCATTCAAATGCACAGGCTCTTATTCATCAATTGGAGCACTATCACCCAACGAAACGGGCAGTAGACGAAGGCAACGGTGATTCTGACCATATTCAGGTCGCCAATATGATGGCCGTGCTCCGTCAAGATAATTCAGAGAAGGAGAATGAGATACTTGAAATTATCCAATACGCGTCGCTAAAAGGAATTCTAAACAGAGACCGTTCTGACTTATCGTGCACGGATGTGATTCGTCTTTTGTTGTGTCTTCGATACAACGGGTTAGAGAGTGGCCTCTATCTACATGTTGCCATGCTGAACCATGCCGATCAGCCAAATTGCGTCAAGTTTCTGCCGACTCCAGAAAAAAAGTATTCGGAGGTTCGAACTACACGCGTCATACGTGCGAGAGAGCCCTTAACAATCTCATATCTCCCTTCAATAGTATCGCACGCGAGTCGACGTTTCCATTTGTGGGAGCAGCATCGCTTTGATATCGGCGCCAATGTCTCACCTCAGTTATACGAGATGGAGCTTGTCGGCTTTCAATTGCCTCTCTCGTCCATTAAGGAGCTTGACGACGACGCTGTGACAAGTCGAATCGAACGGACTGTGGCCGAAATGGTAGAATTGTATACAGAGACAAGTGAACAGATCAAAGGGAACCCGAACAATTCTGAGTTATGGGACTCCTGCAAGGCTCTGGAGCAATCTTCCTTGCAACTCTGTAGCGAGGCCTTGGATCAACTCCAAAATAACCATCACCTCTTGCTTATCGCTTGTTTACAACTGCATCTAGATAGCTGTGACTTGGTCCAGCGGGATCCTTGTTTGCCTTCCTCGCAGCGCCTCTCCCTACTTTGCCGCTTGATTCTCACAGCTCATCCACTATTGGCGGTGCAAGAACGTTTCCATGGGCCTGATCATTTTGAGCTTGCAAGTACCCACCTTGATCTTGCACAGGCTCTGGAGGAGGTCTTATCCCTTTCGCCAAAGCAATTACTTCTCCTTCAATTAGACGGCTTGTCTTCGGTTGGCGCATACGCTGCGCTGGAATATAAGTCTCGCAAAGAGTTTGAACGAATCAAGAGCCTTTACCCTCACGACGCTGAAAAGATCGCAGGCCATAGTCAAAACGGTTGA
- a CDS encoding predicted protein translates to MEPHEVKKSIAYINGHEVQITLDAAKSSAPPSVIGKMLHLQTGNILSDSSLQHIRIQSGKEQETVLLKDEEFMTQADKLLSYLENTPEISFCAIYDDPDSPLFTVYKQRAKKDRRCLPTSIRVNSGVSAETGILDNATLDAMDPNGELDDYVDRTRRAFKLLGSQKMLLGVAWTNNESRNVFSRFSEIMVADVTEGTNNAKRPLFLFSGKTRLVGPSIGCGLDAYRNYSQNGDPKEYGTFVDAIPTFYPLCEHKLCHWHLLYRSNLMKVQTGKCGVKATILFRVVVLWIESWMTKIETQEEYELSKRLLADWLATPEAIDVKLGGMGQTIVSQINAYMTLSLFPHEQRWARYRYLYTRAFNTSASSYAEAENSALKRRGDGVRPSFSVPKATQVINEGTQIRSKKRHQKAVYNLNAAKTRKPAYYANIGDLVDYIQDSLSKDFEAAASFVLFRPNADQFWVKQATRKSKNTDIRKINDSSYYKYMIPQFERTRIVELVNIDGTFYLVCSCGKFQRQASPCAHLYKVLGQSPTSTDVSVRWTKHWDVYLHRSGHSDLSKHLEDLYKQERPGPVFVDSGQWVIGKGSDNGKCIFYKKNVWLKCFCAQFHFYQEMSKLAGFDMEAAESMNKAMQEALEKVQANVAKRAGKMDYTIGPAITKDHAFFNSL, encoded by the exons ATGGAGCCTCATGAAGTAAAAAAGAGTATTGCCTACATCAATGGCCACGAAGTCCAAATTACGCTGGATGCAGCCAAGAGCAGTGCACCACCTAGTGTTATTGGAAAAATGCTCCATTTACAAACTGGCAACATCTTGTCGGACTCTTCTTTGCAACACATAAGGATACAGTCGggaaaagagcaagaaacaGTGTTGCTCAAGGATGAAGAATTCATGACGCAGGCAGACAAGCTTTTGTCCTATCTTGAGAACACTCCTGAGATCAGCTTTTGTGCTATATACGATGACCCAGATTCACCTCTCTTCACAGTTTACAAGCAGAGAGCAAAAAAAGACCGCAGGTGTCTACCCACAAGTATTAGAGTTAACTCCGGGGTATCTGCTGAAACGGGAATTCTTGACAACGCTACACTAGATGCAATGGATCCCAATGGAGAACTTGATGACTATGTTGACCGCACACGTCGCGCATTCAAGCTCCTTGGCTCACAAAAAATGCTGTTAGGAGTTGCCTGGACAAATAATGAGAGCAGAAATGTATTCTCTCGTTTTTCGGAGATAATGGTAGCAGATGTGACGGAAGGCACAAACAACGCCAAGCGACCGCTATTTCTATTCTCTGGGAAGAC CAGGCTCGTTGGGCCTTCCATTGGGTGTGGACTTGATGCATACCGCAACTACTCCCAAA ATGGAGATCCAAAAGAGTACGGGACCTTTGTAGATGCAATACCAACTTTCTACCCTCTTTGCGAACACAAGCTTTGTCACTGGCATCTACTGTATCGCAGTAATCTCATGAAGGTGCAGACTGGAAAATGTGGAGTTAAAGCTACTATTCTATTCCGTGTAGTTGTTCTTTGGATTGAGAGCTGGATGACCAAAATTGAGACACAAGAGGAATACGAACTTTCTAAAAGGCTCTTGGCTGATTGGCTTGCAACCCCCGAAGCTATTGATGTCAAATTGGGTGGTATGGGGCAAACTATTGTATCGCAAATTAATGCGTACATGACACTGTCACTTTTTCCTCATGAACAGCGCTGGGCTAGATATCGCTATTTATACACACGAGCATTCAACACATCTGCAAGCTCGTATGCCGAGGCAGAAAATAGTGCTTTAAAACGACGGGGCGACGGGGTCAGGCCAAGCTTTTCCGTACCAAAAGCAACTCAGGTTATAAATGAAGGGACACAAATTAGGTCAAAGAAGAGGCATCAAAAAGCTGTTTACAATTTAAATGCTGCCAAGACGAGAAAGCCTGCCTACTACGCAAACATTGGGGATTTAGTGGATTACATTCAAGATTCTCTTTCcaaagattttgaagcagctgctTCATTTGTGCTCTTCCGTCCAAATGCAGACCAGTTTTGGGTCAAGCAAGCCActcgcaaaagcaaaaacacGGACATTCGGAAAATCAACGACAGTAGCTATTACAAGTATATGATTCCGCAGTTTGAACGCACACGAATTGTGGAGCTTGTTAATATTGATGGTACATTCTATTTGGTGTGTAGCTGCGGAAAATTTCAGCGACAAGCTTCCCCATGTGCCCATCTTTACAAGGTTCTTGGTCAATCACCCACATCAACCGATGTCTCTGTACGCTGGACAAAGCACTGGGATGTGTATTTGCACCGAAGTGGCCACAGTGACCTGTCAAAGCATTTGGAAGACCTGTACAAACAGGAGCGACCAGGTCCAGTATTTGTTGATAGTGGTCAGTGGGTGAtcggaaaag GCAGTGACAACGGAAAGTGTATCTTCTACAAAAAGAATGTTTGGCTCAAGTGCTTTTGTGCACAATTCCATTTCTACCAGGAAATGTCCAAGCTGGCAGGATTTGATATGGAAGCTGCTGAGTCGATGAATAAAGCTATGCAAGAAGCATTGGAAAAGGTACAAGCCAATGTTGCAAAAAGGGCTGGGAAGATGGATTACACTATAGGACCAGCCATTACAAAGGACCAT GCGTTCTTCAATAGTCTGTAA
- a CDS encoding predicted protein, translating to MTLNLLRGSRINPNLSSWAQLHGSFDYNCTPLAPPGIRVLVHEKLSIRRTWAPHAADGCQVKMPSTLSRNTIVAAAHDLAHALAHPSPASPLSPLSVQEREALSQLSDIFSKATNPVDLSLPAAPATTLSQPATPTSSPRQVHFRDPVTESLPRVPTATAAPP from the exons ATGACTCTCAACCTTCTTCGAGGGTCTCGTATCAACCCAAATCTGTCGTCTTGGGCCCAACTCCACGGCTCGTTCGACTACAATTGTACCCCTTTGGCTCCCCCGGGCATCCGCGTACTCGTACATGAAAAACTGTCAATTCGCAGAACTTGGGCCCCCCACGCAGCCGACGGTTG CCAAGTAAAAATGCCCAGCACCTTGTCTCGCAACACAATTGTCGCAGCTGCTCACGATCTTGCCCATGCTCTGGCACATCCCTCTCCCGCATCACCCTTGTCGCCTCTTTCGGTCCAAGAACGCGAAGCCCTATCGCAACTTTCAgatattttttcgaaagccacTAATCCAGTTGACTTGTCCCTCCCCGCCGCTCCAGCGACAACCCTAAGTCAGCCAGCTACACCCACCTCCTCACCGCGTCAAGTCCACTTCCGAGACCCGGTCACTGaatcacttccgagggtgccgaCCGCCACAGCCGCCCCTCCGTag
- a CDS encoding predicted protein, with the protein MSGGDVSSKTSSEIVHTTFRDVAGIDSVLLEVAEVVSFLREPALYKSVGAQAPRGILLYGPPGSGKTLLARATAGEACVDSFIACSASDFVEMYVGRGAARVRSIFDKARTEARRKHGIGAWWNVLLHPSKKDRKPCAILFIDELDALAKTRSTLSSNDEREQTLNQLLTEMDGFTLNSDVTLVVMAATNRADILDPAVLRRFDRQIEVGYPDAVGRKSILMVHQHAIKTSNSIDWERLASDAMTVNFSGADLRNVVNEAALLAVRENCLAVQQNHLEHAVRRI; encoded by the coding sequence ATGTCTGGTGGAGACGTCTCATCAAAAACAAGCTCTGAAATAGTCCATACAACTTTTCGCGACGTTGCCGGAATCGACAGTGTTCTGCTAGAAGTCGCGGAAGTTGTTTCTTTTTTACGTGAGCCAGCACTCTACAAGAGTGTTGGGGCACAGGCGCCCCGCGGAATCCTTCTTTATGGACCACCGGGCTCTGGAAAAACATTGCTGGCCCGTGCTACAGCGGGAGAGGCTTGCGTCGACTCTTTTATTGCTTGTTCGGCTTCTGATTTCGTCGAAATGTACGTAGGTCGCGGTGCGGCTCGGGTCCGATCGATTTTTGACAAGGCTCGGACAGAAGCTCGGCGTAAACACGGCATTGGGGCATGGTGGAACGTGTTATTACACCCCTCGAAGAAGGACCGTAAACCTTGCGCAATTCTTTTCATTGACGAGTTAGATGCACTCGCAAAAACTCGCTCAACATTGTCATCGAACGACGAGCGAGAACAGACCCTGAATCAACTGTTGACCGAAATGGACGGATTCACACTGAATTCTGACGTAACGTTGGTTGTTATGGCTGCTACAAATCGGGCGGACATCTTGGATCCGGCGGTTCTCCGTAGATTTGATCGTCAAATCGAGGTGGGCTACCCCGATGCTGTAGGCCGAAAATCTATTCTGATGGTCCACCAGCACGCTATAAAAACTAGCAACTCCATTGACTGGGAAAGACTGGCGTCAGATGCCATGACTGTAAATTTTTCGGGGGCTGATCTTAGGAATGTTGTAAACGAGGCTGCCCTATTGGCTGTCCGAGAAAATTGCTTGGCTGTTCAGCAAAACCATTTGGAGCATGCCGTACGTCGGATT